In Deinococcus aquaedulcis, the genomic stretch CGTCCACCACATAGGTCGCCTGAATCAGCAGCCGCTTGCGCCAGCGGTCGGCCAGCACCCCGCCGATGGGCGCGGCAATCAGGCCGGCCAGGGCACTGACCAGCCCCACCGAAGCGATCATGGCCCCCGAGCCGGTTTCTTCCAGCACCCACCACATGATGGGCACGTTGTAAAAGCCCCCGGTCAGCGCCGAAAAGAGGCGCGTGAGCAGGATGGCGCGGAAGCGCGCGTTGCGGATGGGATGTGCTGTGCCTGTCATGTCAGTCCTCCGTCCAGCCCGCCAGAAAGAACGAGAGCTTCACGTCGCCGCCTTCCTGCTGCAGCCCCTCAATCTCCTCGCGCAGCGCCTGCAGGCGGTCCATGATTCCGGCGGCGCGCTCGCGCGGCACGCACACGCTGACCATGCCCGCCGCGCTGGGCAGCCCGTTGTAGGCCGCCAGGGTCAGCCCGCGCTCGGTTTCGTGAAAGGCCAGCCCCAGGGCGCGTTCGTCGCGCACCCGCACAGCGCCTTCGGGCAGGCGGTAGACCCGCTCAATGTGGTGGCCCACCCGGTCGGTGCCGGTTTCGCACACCAGCCCGTGTTCCTGCAGGTGGTTGAGGTTGCGCACGATGGTCGCCACCGGGCGCCCCAGGCGCGTGGCCACCGCCCGCGCGGTGCTGGGCCCGTCTAGCAGCGAGGTAAAGGTGCGCCACAGCCCCTCTTCCATCTGAAGTCCGCCTGCTGCCATCCCGGTCACGCGACCACCTCCAACAGTTCTGCGAGTTCCGTGTCACTCATGCCGATGCCCACCAGCGCCATCTGCTGCGTACTCAGGTAACCGGCGGCGGCCTGCACGTCCTGCACGCTCACCTGCCGGTACATGCGCGCGGCGCGGGTGGGGAAATACACCTCATCGTTCAGCCAGTGTTGCGCCAGCTTGGTCGCCAGCCCCGGGCCCTCGGATTCCTGCAGCGCGCGCAGGGCAAAGGATTCGCGCGTTTCGTCGGTTTCCTCATGGCCGGGCGGGTGGGTCTGCAGTTCGGCCATCAGCTCGTTCAGGTGCCCAAAGGCCTCATTCACCCGTTCGCGGGCCAGGTCCATCGCCATGAACAGGTAGCCGCTGCGCCGCCAGTGCGAGCTGCCGCCCTGCGCGGCGTACACCAGCCCCAGTTCCTCGCGCAGGCGCTGAAACATCCGCGAGCGCAGGCCGCCGCCCAGCAGCGCGGCGAAGACCTCGGTGGCGGGGCGGTCCGGGTCGCCCAGGGCCGGGCCCGGAAACGACAGGTACAGGGTCACGCGCTCGCTGCGGCTGGGCACCCCGATCAGGCGCGGCACGATTTCCACGGGGCGGTACTCACTGTGCAGCGGCGCGGCGTACCAGTCCTCAAAGTGCTCCTCGATCAGGCGCACCGCCGCGCTGTCCACCTTGCCGGCAATCACCAGCCGGGTGCGTTCGGGCGTGCAGGCGTCCAGGGCGCGCTGCTTCATCTGCTTGAGGTTCAGGCTAGACACGATCTCCGGCGAGCCCAGAATGGACATGCCGTAGGGCGGGGCGTACAGCGCTTCTTCCACCAGGGTCCACAGGAACTCGGGGCGATTGCGTTTGCGGTGAATCTCGTCCAGCACAATCTTGCGCTCGTGTTCCAGGGCCTGCTTGGTCACCTTGGGGTTACGCAGCACGTCGGCCACAAAGGCCATCACCCTGGGCAGATCGCGCGGCAGGCACGACAGGCCCAGCCGGGTGTGCTCCTTGCCGGTCCAGGCTTCCATGCGCGCGCCACTCTTGGCCAGCGCCTCCCACTGCTTGCCCTGGGTGCCGGTCAGGTTGTTCGGGTTGAACAGCAGGTGCTCCAGCAGGTGGCTGATGCCATTTTCGCCTTCGTCCTCGTCCTTGACGCCGTGGTCCAGATACGCGGCCAGATGAACCAGATGGGCGCCCGGACGCGGCGCGATCAGAAACCCCAGGCCATTGTCCAGATAGCCCGTCGTGTACAGTTCCATGCTTCAGTGTTCGGGGGCGGGGGTTGCCGGGAGGTTGCGCCCGGCCGCCCAGTACACCAGCGCTTCCTCGCGCGGGCCCAGCGCCAGCCGGTTGAGGTGCAGGTGCAGCAGCTGCAGGGCGCCGGCCAGGGGGTCGTGGTCTGCCGTGGCGGGGGGCAGCGCCGGTTGCCACGCTGCGGGCGTGCGCTGAAGCGCCGCCCCCCAGAGGCCCCCCGGGTCCGGGTCTGGGCCCAGGTGGCGCCGGGCGTGGGTCAGCAGTGCCCGGCGCGCCGCGCCCTGCGCCGCACATGGAAAGGTGCCCAGCAGGGCGCTCGTGTCGGCCACGCCTGTGCGCACCGCTGCCAGTGGGTCCGGCTGGGCCAGCGTCCGGGCGGCCCGCTCACTGCTGGCCTGAAACAGCGCCTCGTAGTGCGGATACACCCGTGCGCCGCCGAACTTGTGCAGGTCGCGTGGGTAATGGCCTTCCCGGCCCTCGTCGGCGCAGCCCTGCAGGTGCCGGGCCACCCGGGCGCGGGACCCAGCACCCCGGCAGCACACCCGCACCCTGAGGTGCAGGCCGCTCCCCGCGTGCCACAGGTAATGCCAGCGGCGCACCTCGGGGTTCAGGTCGTCCAGGGCGCGGCGCACGGCCGCCACCTGTTCCGGCTTGGGCAGCGCTTCCCAGCGCAGGTGTGCGGTCACCCAGCCGCTCACGGCCGCACCGTGAACACGCCTTCGAACAGGTGCAGGCCGCCCCCGGGCCCGGTAAACCACGCCTGATCCGGTGTGGCCAGGGCCTCGCTGAGCCCCGCCGCGCCGCGCCGCCACTCTGCGCGGATCAGGTCGCGGTGGGCCGGGTGGTGCCAGTCCACGGTCAGCTGCCGGTCCAGGCGGCCCACCCGCAGCAGGGCCGGGGCCTGCAGCTGTTCCAGCCAGCGGCGCAGGGCGTCGTCGGTCAACTCGCCTTCCCCGCGCCACCGCTCTGGAAAACGCCACTGGGCCGCGCTGAGCACGCAGCACCCCCGCACCACGCGCGGCAGAAAGGGCCGCGCGGCCAGCGGCCCCCAGCGCCAGCGCGGCGGGGTGCGCCCGTACAGTGCCAGGGCTGCCAGAAACTGTGCCACTTCGCCCAGGTGGTCAGCGCGGGTCAGGGTGGGCAGGGTCAGGTGCAGGGGCTGCGCGCGGCGGGTACACCACAGCTCGGGGTGGCCGTGGCGCAGGCCGACGGCCAGCTCCTGCAGGTTCACGCGCCGGTCCTCTGGCACCAGAGGGTGGCCGGGCACATGCAGTTCCAGGGCCCCTTCGGGGCGGCAGCGGGCCGTGTCGTTGGCGGGGGCGTGCGGGTGCTGCAGGCACAGGGCCGTCAGGAGGGTGCCTGCCGGGGCCGTCTGGGACGGGCCCGGCAGTTGCGGGTGGGCGGCGCGCAGCCGGGCGGTGCTCTGCCCAGGGTCGGGGGTGCTGCCGCCCAGCAGCGCCAGGGTGTACTCGCCCCGGTCCAGGGCCGCGCGCCCCGGCGCCAGGACCCAGGCCAGCAGGTCGAACGGCTGGGTCCAGGGCGGGGCGGTGGGCGGCAGGGTGCGCAGCAGCCCGTCGGTGAGGGTCAGAACAGGCCCGCTGTCTTCCAGCAGCGCCGTCCATCCTGGCCAGGAGGCCGGCGGCGCCCCAGCGGGCGGCAGCGCTTCAAACAGGGCCACTGCCTCGGCCAGGGGCAGCCGGCCAGTGCCGGCCCGGGCCCGCAGCGCCGCCGCAAAAGCGGACCAGGGCACCGGCTCGGGGGCGGCCTCGGGGCTTGCGCGCAGGGCCAGCAGGCCGCGACGCAGCTCGTCCAGCACCTGTGCGGGCAGGACCGTGCACCCGGTCAGCGCGGCGTCCAGCCCCAGGGTGCGCTGCACCTCGCCGTCCTGGCCCTGTGTGCCCAGGGCCGCGCGCAGCGCTGCCACACGGCCTGGGCTGTCGGGCGCGGCGTGGTAGGCCTGGCGAGCCGGTTCCAGGTCCGGGCCGCCCAGTGCCTGCCACCGGGCCTCGTGGGCGGGCGCAGCGCACTGGTGGGGCTGCAGTTCGCTCAGCAGCAGGTCGGCACCCAGCAGCGCCCGCAGCAGGTCGTCGCTCAGGTGGGCGCGCAGGGTGCGCAGCGGTTGTGGCGTGCGGCACCCGGCCAGCTGGGCCCACAGCGCCGCGCTGCAGGGGGCCTGCCGCGCCGGGCCGCCGGGCGGCTGCCAGTGCACCTGCCCGGATCGGACCACCGCTGTGGGGTTCAGCATCACCTGCAGCTCTGGGGGCAACGCGTTTTCCAGGGCCGGGCGGGCCGCGCGCAGGGGGCCAGACAGCGCCGTCAGGGCCACCTGCAGGGTGGGCGGCCCTAACGGTGCGGTATCGGCGCACACGCCCGCACCCACCGCCGCAAACAGCCCAAACGGCACGCTGCGGGTGCTGGCGCGGCTCAGGTAGCGGTGCAGGCTGCGGTTCAGGTGGCGCGCCGTTTTGGCGCGGCGCACCGGCCGGGTGCATTCACGCGCCAGGGTGGGGGAAGCCACCAGCAGGGCTTCGGGGGCCAGCGGCCAGCCTGCCAGCACCGCCAGCGTGTCGTCCAGGGTGCTGGCCCGGCGCAGGGTGTCGAACAGGGCAGCGGGCGCCAGCGGCACCCGGTACAGGAAGGTGGCGTCCAGCTGCAGCGTAGAGGGCGGCGGGTTGGCCGTGGGCGCGGCGGTCGGGGGCACAGGAAACCTCTGGTACGAAGTCCGAAAAGTTCCGTCATTTAGGTGACGACCTGTTTCCGGCCGAGGGGGCTCGCAGAGTGGCGAAGCAGAGCAGCAAGGTGCAGATGCCTGGGCGTTCGGCTGGCAAAGCGCCCCAGGCAGGGAGCATCGGAAATGGCAACAGGGGATTTCGCGGCGCGTGGCCAACGAAACCCCCCAGGGCAAAGGCCCGCGCGTTTAGAGCGCGGCGGCCCCGCACTTGTAGATGTTGATGTCCGTGATGCCTTCCTCGTCCACTTGGCCGGTGGCCTTGAGGTCGCTCAGCGCGGCGAACAACTCGGGATCATCAATCACCACTTTGCCGTCGTCGGTCAGTTCCAGGGCCTGCAGATCCAGCTTCGCCTTTTTGCTCTCGTTCGCCATGTTCATCACCTCAAAGAAGAATGGAAAGAAGACGGGTGCGGGCCGCCGCCTGGGCTCAGCCCTTGCACATGATGTCAATCAGGATGCCTTCCTCATCGAGCCCCGGCTCGACAATCCCCAGCCCGGGGCCCAGGTCCGGCAGCAGGGGGTCCTCCTGCGGACGTGGGGTGGGCGAGGGGGCGCGCTCATCCGGGCGGCGCTCGTCCGGGCGTTTTGACCCTTTGGGGCCTTGACTCACGGTGCTTCACCTCCTTGGCCCCCAGTGAAGCCCCCGGCCGGTTGCCGGGGGGTTGTGGAGGGGCTGGCAACCCCCCGGCAACCCCCGGCAGGGTGAACTTCGGCTAAAGGAGGGCCACATGACGGTGCAACTCAGCCTGCTGGACCCGGTGCCCCTGTCGGCGGGGCAGACCCCGCGCGACGCCCTGCAAGGCGCCCTGGACCTAGCCCGCGCCGCCGAACGCTACGGCTACGGGCGGGTCTGGTACGCCGAGCACCACCTGCCGGGCGCCAGCGCCTGTCCGGCCCCGGCGGTGCTGGTGTCGGCGGTGGCCGCCCAGACCACGCGGCTGCGGGTGGGTGCGGGCGGCGTGGCCCTGCGCCACCACGCCCCCTGGCACGTGGCCGAAACCTTTACCACCCTGGACAGTCTGTACCCGGGCCGCATTGACCTGGGCGTTGCGGGCGGCGTGGGCGCCGACGAGGCGACGGTGGCCCGGCTGGGTGGCGATGGCACGCCCCTCCCCGAGCGCCTGCAGGCCCTGCAGCGCGCCCTGCACAACCTGGGCAGCGGGGTTCAGACGTGGCTGCTGGGCAGCAGCGCGCGCAGCGCCGCGCAGGCCGCGCGTCTGGGCTGGCACTACGGCAGCGGCAACGTGCTGGGCAGCCCGGAGCCCCTGGCCGACTACCGCGCCGGGCACAGCGGCGCCCGGCACCCGCAGCCCCGGGTGGCCCTGGCGGTGGCGGTGGTCTGTGCCGACACCACCGCCGAGGCGCTGCACCTGGCTGGCAGCCACCGGGCGTACCTCGCGGGTCAGGGGCTGGCCCCTGGCGGGCAGCCGGTCCCGCCCCCCAGCGCGCAGGCGGCCCTGCCGGACGTGCTGGGCGCCTATCCCCGCCTGGTGGTGGGCGATCCCGGCACCGTGCGCGCGGCCCTGACGGCCCTGGCCCGCCGCTACAGCGCCGACGAACTGCTGGTGCTCACCATCACGCACTGCCCGGCCGCCCGGCGCCGCTCCTATGAACTGGTGGCGCAGGCGTTTGCCGCCCAGCCTGTCTCTCTTTCCCGGCCCCAGCCCGCCCCCGCTCCCCAGCCTGGGGGCTACGCGTGACCGTCCCCCTGGCCGCCGCCCTGTGGGGCCGTCTCCAGGCAAGGCCCAGCCCGTCACCTTCACTTTCGCCACTCACCATGACGGGTGCCCGCGCCGCTGAGGCGGGCATCACGGGGAGGTCCCCATGACGCAGACCCCTGTGCTCAAACGCTCGCGCTACACCCTGCAGGCCCGGCACGAGCGCGGCGTATACCTGCACAACACCTTCACCGGGCAGGGGGCACTGTACCCGGCGCGGGCCCTGGACCTGCTGCGGCGCACCCAGCCTGACCCGGCCGACCCCCTGACCACGCGCCTGCGCGACGAAGGCCACCTCATCGCCCACGACACCGACGAGTTCGCGCAGGCCAAGCGCCAGCAGCTCTCGGCGTTTTTCCGCGACGACGTGCTGCACCTGATCCTGTTTTCTACCGAGCAGTGCAACTTCCGCTGCACCTACTGCTACGAGAAGTTCCTGCACGGCCAGATGCGACCCGAGGTGCGCGAGGGAGTCAAGGCACTGGTCAGTCGCCGCGCGCCGGGCCTGAAACTGCTGGCGGTGTCGTGGTTTGGCGGTGAGCCGCTGCACGCGCACGAGGTGGTGCAGGAACTTTCCACCCATTTCACGGCCCTCAGCGCCCAGCACGGTTTCAAGTACATGGCGCACGCCACCACCAACGGCTACTACCTCACCCCAGAACTGGCCCCGCAGCTCATCGAGAACGGCCTGCGCGACTTTCAGATCACCCTGGACGGCCCGCAGGACGTGCACGACCGCACCCGGCAGCTGCAGGGCGGCGGCGGGTCGTTCGAGACCATCTGGGCCAACCTGCTGTTCCTGAAGGCCTCGGCGCTGGATTTCAGCTGCACCCTGCGCATCAACTTCAGCCCCGACAACTACGAGCAGACCCCCGCGTTCATCACCCTGCTGGGCGACACCTTCGGGCACGACCCGCGCTTTCAGCTGCACACCCACCCGGTGGGCCGCTGGG encodes the following:
- a CDS encoding lantibiotic dehydratase, producing MPPTAAPTANPPPSTLQLDATFLYRVPLAPAALFDTLRRASTLDDTLAVLAGWPLAPEALLVASPTLARECTRPVRRAKTARHLNRSLHRYLSRASTRSVPFGLFAAVGAGVCADTAPLGPPTLQVALTALSGPLRAARPALENALPPELQVMLNPTAVVRSGQVHWQPPGGPARQAPCSAALWAQLAGCRTPQPLRTLRAHLSDDLLRALLGADLLLSELQPHQCAAPAHEARWQALGGPDLEPARQAYHAAPDSPGRVAALRAALGTQGQDGEVQRTLGLDAALTGCTVLPAQVLDELRRGLLALRASPEAAPEPVPWSAFAAALRARAGTGRLPLAEAVALFEALPPAGAPPASWPGWTALLEDSGPVLTLTDGLLRTLPPTAPPWTQPFDLLAWVLAPGRAALDRGEYTLALLGGSTPDPGQSTARLRAAHPQLPGPSQTAPAGTLLTALCLQHPHAPANDTARCRPEGALELHVPGHPLVPEDRRVNLQELAVGLRHGHPELWCTRRAQPLHLTLPTLTRADHLGEVAQFLAALALYGRTPPRWRWGPLAARPFLPRVVRGCCVLSAAQWRFPERWRGEGELTDDALRRWLEQLQAPALLRVGRLDRQLTVDWHHPAHRDLIRAEWRRGAAGLSEALATPDQAWFTGPGGGLHLFEGVFTVRP
- a CDS encoding M16 family metallopeptidase; translated protein: MELYTTGYLDNGLGFLIAPRPGAHLVHLAAYLDHGVKDEDEGENGISHLLEHLLFNPNNLTGTQGKQWEALAKSGARMEAWTGKEHTRLGLSCLPRDLPRVMAFVADVLRNPKVTKQALEHERKIVLDEIHRKRNRPEFLWTLVEEALYAPPYGMSILGSPEIVSSLNLKQMKQRALDACTPERTRLVIAGKVDSAAVRLIEEHFEDWYAAPLHSEYRPVEIVPRLIGVPSRSERVTLYLSFPGPALGDPDRPATEVFAALLGGGLRSRMFQRLREELGLVYAAQGGSSHWRRSGYLFMAMDLARERVNEAFGHLNELMAELQTHPPGHEETDETRESFALRALQESEGPGLATKLAQHWLNDEVYFPTRAARMYRQVSVQDVQAAAGYLSTQQMALVGIGMSDTELAELLEVVA
- a CDS encoding helix-turn-helix domain-containing protein gives rise to the protein MTGMAAGGLQMEEGLWRTFTSLLDGPSTARAVATRLGRPVATIVRNLNHLQEHGLVCETGTDRVGHHIERVYRLPEGAVRVRDERALGLAFHETERGLTLAAYNGLPSAAGMVSVCVPRERAAGIMDRLQALREEIEGLQQEGGDVKLSFFLAGWTED
- a CDS encoding radical SAM/SPASM domain-containing protein, producing MTQTPVLKRSRYTLQARHERGVYLHNTFTGQGALYPARALDLLRRTQPDPADPLTTRLRDEGHLIAHDTDEFAQAKRQQLSAFFRDDVLHLILFSTEQCNFRCTYCYEKFLHGQMRPEVREGVKALVSRRAPGLKLLAVSWFGGEPLHAHEVVQELSTHFTALSAQHGFKYMAHATTNGYYLTPELAPQLIENGLRDFQITLDGPQDVHDRTRQLQGGGGSFETIWANLLFLKASALDFSCTLRINFSPDNYEQTPAFITLLGDTFGHDPRFQLHTHPVGRWGGEGDDALNVYDQDDGFDRAIPLYEHARTCGLSMRHANLNPFGSVCYAARANSFAIRTSGQVVKCTVALDDERNHVGQLHADGTLELDQARLRPWVQDNALTDSTCQSCAIRPSCHGAACPLEKMDHGRQPCPDIKRNFKKFLPLMLEPIPDFLQLEVLS
- a CDS encoding MsnO8 family LLM class oxidoreductase — its product is MTVQLSLLDPVPLSAGQTPRDALQGALDLARAAERYGYGRVWYAEHHLPGASACPAPAVLVSAVAAQTTRLRVGAGGVALRHHAPWHVAETFTTLDSLYPGRIDLGVAGGVGADEATVARLGGDGTPLPERLQALQRALHNLGSGVQTWLLGSSARSAAQAARLGWHYGSGNVLGSPEPLADYRAGHSGARHPQPRVALAVAVVCADTTAEALHLAGSHRAYLAGQGLAPGGQPVPPPSAQAALPDVLGAYPRLVVGDPGTVRAALTALARRYSADELLVLTITHCPAARRRSYELVAQAFAAQPVSLSRPQPAPAPQPGGYA
- a CDS encoding lantibiotic dehydratase C-terminal domain-containing protein, with protein sequence MSGWVTAHLRWEALPKPEQVAAVRRALDDLNPEVRRWHYLWHAGSGLHLRVRVCCRGAGSRARVARHLQGCADEGREGHYPRDLHKFGGARVYPHYEALFQASSERAARTLAQPDPLAAVRTGVADTSALLGTFPCAAQGAARRALLTHARRHLGPDPDPGGLWGAALQRTPAAWQPALPPATADHDPLAGALQLLHLHLNRLALGPREEALVYWAAGRNLPATPAPEH